Proteins co-encoded in one Candidatus Bathyarchaeota archaeon genomic window:
- a CDS encoding glycosyltransferase, with protein MTKFLVVHAYLDIYGGGERVCHNVIKTLLTHGQNVELLTFDFDASRYKDIVGEPFPEEVTIHSLGKRIETKPPFTIYKRHRNFVKLLKKFRNQIDYDYLFSTQSSSPFEPVFLNKAKKNIAYVHFPEIHHDYARSGLKRKVYLWLFKRWVEQGIGKLDMVFCNSSYTKEAIMKYWRSHGVKEPLVVYPPVNLDKFWCDKPLNQRHRRVVYVARFIPAKRHEILKRLAGDLPDIEFVSIGGVIEGDKPWLEAFSKDMPPNYTLKTNLPSVELVETLQNSRVYVHLMEGEHFGIAPIEGLASGCVTLVHNSGGMEEFLPDEYRWDTYEDLKAKILNNVTEQSSENWENKRKQLWSKISILNPKTFENNIWSHVESLIQQP; from the coding sequence TTGACGAAATTCCTTGTGGTTCACGCATACCTTGACATTTATGGGGGAGGCGAAAGAGTCTGCCATAACGTCATAAAAACTCTACTCACCCATGGGCAAAACGTGGAACTACTAACTTTTGACTTCGACGCGTCAAGATACAAGGATATTGTGGGCGAACCATTCCCCGAAGAGGTGACCATTCACTCATTAGGCAAACGCATAGAAACCAAACCGCCCTTCACCATCTACAAAAGACACCGCAACTTTGTCAAGCTACTAAAAAAATTCCGCAACCAGATAGACTATGATTACCTGTTCTCAACACAGTCATCTTCTCCGTTTGAACCTGTATTCTTAAACAAAGCCAAAAAGAACATAGCATACGTCCACTTCCCAGAAATTCACCATGACTATGCTCGCTCAGGATTGAAAAGGAAAGTTTACCTTTGGCTGTTCAAGCGGTGGGTTGAGCAAGGCATCGGCAAGTTGGACATGGTCTTCTGCAACAGCAGCTACACCAAAGAAGCCATCATGAAATATTGGCGCAGCCACGGCGTCAAAGAACCCCTTGTCGTATATCCGCCCGTAAATCTGGACAAGTTCTGGTGTGACAAGCCGCTTAACCAGAGGCACAGACGCGTCGTATACGTTGCCCGCTTCATTCCTGCCAAACGGCATGAAATCCTCAAACGCTTAGCAGGCGACTTGCCCGACATCGAGTTCGTCAGCATCGGAGGCGTCATTGAAGGCGACAAGCCGTGGCTGGAAGCATTCTCAAAGGACATGCCACCCAACTACACTTTGAAGACAAATCTGCCCAGTGTCGAACTCGTAGAAACGCTTCAAAATTCCCGTGTCTACGTGCATCTTATGGAGGGGGAACACTTCGGCATCGCACCCATTGAAGGGTTAGCCAGCGGATGCGTCACCTTGGTGCATAACAGCGGCGGCATGGAGGAATTTTTACCTGACGAGTACCGCTGGGATACCTATGAGGACTTAAAAGCGAAAATTCTCAACAATGTAACCGAACAGTCAAGCGAGAATTGGGAAAACAAACGCAAACAATTGTGGAGTAAAATCTCGATTCTAAACCCCAAAACCTTTGAGAACAATATTTGGAGTCATGTGGAATCTTTAATACAACAACCCTAA
- a CDS encoding DUF1724 domain-containing protein, whose protein sequence is MKNPDIAGLFYELASESRFSILQELKEKDWKMNDIARKLDLTTTETFRQLQRLSDAALTKKQPEGTYTITEYGRLLLEFTSPLAFLLKNKQYFLAHDLSQLPHQFIMRIDELSQTELILGMVESTTKISTMIGQAKQYMWGISPEPLVQQFDFISKEVPKGAEYRILSPQPPAKLPNLESRTLSDPPLSMAVTEKQAAVCFRLIGGKVDYASFFGDDQAFRTWAKDLFLYYWEKAKHI, encoded by the coding sequence ATGAAGAACCCAGACATCGCAGGCTTATTCTATGAACTTGCAAGCGAAAGCAGATTCAGCATCCTCCAAGAGCTAAAAGAGAAAGATTGGAAGATGAATGACATCGCCCGCAAACTAGACTTAACCACAACGGAGACTTTTAGGCAACTGCAACGCTTAAGCGATGCCGCCCTCACGAAAAAACAGCCTGAAGGTACCTACACTATCACCGAATACGGCAGACTCCTCTTGGAATTCACATCACCTTTAGCGTTCCTACTCAAAAACAAACAGTACTTCTTGGCGCATGACCTAAGCCAACTTCCCCATCAGTTCATAATGAGGATAGATGAGCTATCACAAACGGAATTGATTCTAGGCATGGTTGAAAGCACCACAAAAATTTCGACCATGATAGGGCAAGCTAAACAGTACATGTGGGGAATCTCCCCCGAACCGCTTGTTCAACAGTTCGATTTCATTTCAAAAGAAGTACCAAAGGGCGCTGAGTACAGAATCCTTTCACCTCAACCGCCAGCAAAACTACCAAACCTTGAAAGCAGAACTCTCAGCGACCCCCCTCTAAGTATGGCAGTTACTGAAAAACAAGCTGCAGTGTGTTTTCGCTTGATTGGGGGAAAAGTAGACTATGCCAGCTTTTTTGGAGACGACCAAGCGTTCCGCACTTGGGCTAAAGACCTTTTTCTCTATTACTGGGAAAAAGCAAAACACATATAG
- a CDS encoding glycosyltransferase family 4 protein, which produces MAKFLVIHPNIDIYGGGERVAHHILKALATHGQDVELLTFEFDKKQYEQILGDKFPQIKVHDLGKRIEAEPPFSVYKRRRKIIKELRKFKQNSIYDYTFSTQTFSAFEAELLDKAKKNLAYVHFPEIHYDYAHSKLSKRIYLWLYKKWLERGIGKLDMVFCNSTYTKEMTQKYWGKFGISEPIVAYPPVEDRFWSTKPIEERAKRIMYIGRFVPRKRHELMKQLALSFPDWEFMSIGALRDTEEAWFAEFSKNTPANYVLKPNLLGDDLIKLLHDSRIYCHLMEGEHFGIAPMEAIASGCITLVHNSGGSRELIPEEFRWTTFEDLKEKISQLTSSPNEPALWKNKKQELREKISILKPQHFQDQIWSHTQSLLRTQKNDAP; this is translated from the coding sequence ATGGCAAAATTCCTCGTTATCCATCCGAACATTGACATTTACGGCGGCGGCGAACGCGTTGCTCACCACATACTCAAAGCCTTGGCAACTCACGGGCAGGATGTAGAACTGTTGACGTTTGAGTTTGACAAAAAACAATATGAACAGATTTTAGGCGACAAATTCCCTCAAATAAAGGTTCATGACTTAGGCAAAAGAATAGAAGCCGAGCCGCCTTTTTCAGTTTACAAAAGACGACGAAAAATAATCAAGGAACTAAGGAAATTCAAGCAAAACAGCATTTATGATTACACTTTTTCAACACAAACTTTCTCTGCCTTTGAGGCTGAACTCTTAGACAAAGCCAAAAAGAATTTAGCATATGTTCACTTTCCAGAAATCCACTACGATTACGCACATTCTAAACTAAGTAAAAGAATCTATCTGTGGCTCTACAAAAAATGGCTTGAACGCGGCATCGGTAAGTTGGACATGGTTTTCTGCAACAGCACCTACACCAAAGAAATGACGCAGAAGTACTGGGGCAAATTCGGAATCAGCGAACCCATCGTTGCTTACCCGCCCGTGGAAGACCGTTTCTGGAGCACCAAGCCGATAGAAGAGCGAGCTAAACGGATAATGTACATTGGCCGTTTTGTTCCACGCAAGAGGCATGAGTTGATGAAGCAGTTAGCACTCAGTTTTCCAGATTGGGAGTTTATGAGCATTGGAGCGTTAAGAGATACAGAAGAAGCATGGTTTGCCGAGTTCTCAAAAAACACGCCTGCAAACTATGTGCTAAAACCCAACCTGCTTGGAGACGACTTAATCAAACTTCTGCATGATTCAAGGATTTACTGCCACCTAATGGAGGGAGAACACTTCGGCATCGCCCCAATGGAAGCCATAGCAAGTGGATGCATAACACTGGTCCACAACAGCGGAGGCAGCAGAGAGCTTATACCAGAAGAATTCCGATGGACAACGTTCGAGGACTTGAAAGAAAAAATAAGCCAATTGACCTCTTCACCCAACGAGCCAGCGTTGTGGAAGAACAAAAAACAGGAATTACGGGAGAAAATCTCAATCTTAAAACCACAGCATTTTCAGGATCAGATATGGTCACACACGCAATCGCTCCTGCGCACACAGAAAAACGATGCACCATAA
- a CDS encoding B12-binding domain-containing radical SAM protein translates to MAPNEKKLKVVFADPPFGRESKGEAVTESPNLGILYIIGYAKERLPNVEFYYLEPFLSMKEHLQKVREIQPDVYAISFSTPRKELAYETISKVKGLGQKMLMVAGGAHPTVDPQDVLNTAKVDVCIIGEGEETTTELLKKFMAKEPITDIAGTVNQQKNNGVRPLLEDIDFFPAWEMVDFDNYDIAVSKKRRMAYLLPIRGCPNYCTFCSNPVWKLEKPWIRKRSPQNIAQEVKYLYDRGIREIYLRSDTFNVDIKWCMEVCHEIEKLNLKGMVFQCNLRADKLTDELAQKLRAINVWLVHIGIESANDRVLAGIGKNITHADTERTLALLKKYGIKVYGFLMLYNAWEANGKLEYETPEEVNNTLEFARKCLRENLIEYISWSITNPIIGSKLHDIAKKFGVASFNVKIGNCMRLPNVSEEQMVEHVKQGMILQLLNGIQKGMITKRSYKRAAQKATKILNM, encoded by the coding sequence ATGGCGCCTAATGAGAAGAAGCTTAAGGTTGTTTTTGCTGACCCGCCGTTTGGTCGTGAATCCAAAGGCGAAGCCGTCACCGAATCACCTAACCTTGGAATTCTCTATATTATCGGCTACGCCAAAGAGCGCTTGCCAAATGTGGAGTTTTATTATCTTGAACCTTTTCTTTCTATGAAAGAACACTTGCAAAAGGTTAGGGAAATCCAGCCTGATGTTTACGCCATATCCTTCAGTACACCCAGAAAAGAACTTGCATACGAAACTATAAGCAAGGTCAAAGGTTTGGGTCAGAAAATGCTCATGGTTGCGGGCGGAGCACACCCAACTGTTGACCCCCAAGATGTGCTAAATACCGCTAAAGTTGATGTTTGCATCATCGGCGAAGGCGAAGAAACCACCACTGAACTGCTCAAAAAATTCATGGCAAAAGAACCCATAACCGATATCGCGGGAACCGTTAACCAACAGAAAAACAACGGCGTCCGACCGTTACTAGAAGACATAGATTTTTTCCCAGCTTGGGAAATGGTGGATTTTGACAACTACGACATAGCAGTAAGCAAGAAGCGACGCATGGCTTATCTTTTGCCGATTCGCGGTTGCCCTAACTACTGCACTTTCTGCTCCAATCCCGTGTGGAAGCTTGAGAAACCGTGGATTAGGAAACGGTCGCCCCAGAACATTGCTCAAGAAGTTAAATATCTCTATGATAGGGGTATTCGAGAAATCTATCTGCGGTCAGATACTTTTAACGTGGATATTAAGTGGTGCATGGAAGTCTGCCATGAGATTGAGAAGTTGAACCTAAAAGGCATGGTGTTCCAATGCAACCTCAGAGCTGATAAGCTAACTGATGAGCTTGCGCAGAAGTTGCGCGCCATCAATGTTTGGCTGGTTCACATCGGCATAGAATCTGCCAATGATAGGGTTCTAGCGGGCATAGGCAAGAATATTACTCATGCGGATACTGAGAGGACTTTGGCGCTTTTAAAGAAGTACGGTATCAAGGTTTACGGGTTCTTAATGCTCTACAACGCGTGGGAGGCAAACGGCAAACTGGAATATGAAACGCCTGAAGAAGTTAACAATACGCTAGAGTTTGCTCGCAAGTGCCTCAGAGAGAACCTAATTGAATACATTTCTTGGTCAATAACTAACCCTATCATAGGCTCGAAGCTACATGATATTGCTAAGAAGTTTGGTGTGGCAAGCTTTAACGTTAAAATCGGCAATTGCATGCGGTTACCAAACGTTAGTGAAGAGCAGATGGTTGAGCACGTGAAGCAAGGCATGATTCTGCAACTGCTCAATGGCATTCAGAAAGGCATGATTACAAAGAGAAGCTACAAGCGGGCTGCTCAAAAAGCTACGAAAATCTTAAACATGTAA
- a CDS encoding glycosyltransferase family 2 protein → MPSCSDTDMKVDVVVPSRDEANPTLMRILRRMPCVGQIINTHEKPLSIARKHGVLQAKTEWVAMVDDDMLLPDNWLQLVTQAIEPDVGAIGTVAVHKNKHAAAYERVVGTVYNLSKLDTNPHINNIIIRRELMENYNPPKVFFGEDQYFKRYVLKTGYRWKVLPFLGATHLGTSKNYVTTGISYRRYGHFRLFQLIRRIVARFIFTPYAALVNTSLETLVYLTKLNVEFIAGWAKETVAEKL, encoded by the coding sequence ATGCCATCCTGCTCCGACACAGACATGAAAGTTGATGTTGTGGTGCCTTCAAGAGACGAAGCCAACCCAACTCTGATGCGTATCCTCAGACGTATGCCTTGTGTAGGGCAGATAATTAACACTCATGAGAAACCGCTTAGCATTGCACGTAAGCATGGGGTTTTGCAGGCGAAGACTGAGTGGGTGGCGATGGTTGACGACGACATGCTCCTGCCTGACAACTGGCTCCAGTTGGTCACTCAAGCAATCGAGCCTGATGTTGGCGCTATCGGTACAGTTGCCGTGCACAAGAATAAGCATGCCGCAGCTTATGAGCGGGTTGTAGGTACAGTGTATAACCTAAGCAAACTGGACACTAATCCACACATCAACAACATCATCATTCGAAGAGAACTCATGGAGAACTATAATCCGCCGAAGGTGTTTTTCGGTGAAGACCAGTACTTTAAACGTTATGTGCTGAAGACGGGTTACCGCTGGAAAGTGCTGCCTTTTTTGGGCGCGACTCATCTGGGAACATCTAAGAACTATGTTACAACAGGCATTTCGTATCGGCGGTATGGACACTTTAGGCTTTTCCAGCTCATCCGACGAATCGTTGCGAGATTCATCTTTACGCCCTATGCAGCGCTCGTAAACACCAGTTTAGAAACGCTCGTCTACCTAACCAAGCTTAATGTTGAGTTCATCGCTGGCTGGGCAAAAGAAACAGTGGCTGAAAAACTGTAG